The following is a genomic window from Deltaproteobacteria bacterium HGW-Deltaproteobacteria-4.
GCTCGCGCAGCGGATTATCTCGGTGCTGACTCTGAAGACGCCGGAAGGCTCCCTTTACGAGATCGACACCCGTTTGCGCCCTTCCGGGAATCAGGGGCCGCTGGTCACCAGTCTTGCCGCATATCGCGATTACCATCAAACCACGGCGCAACCGTGGGAGCGCCAGGCGCTGATCAAGGCGCGGGTTGTTTGTGGCCCGCCGGAGTTGACAAAAAAGATTGACGAGCTCAATCGCCAGATCGTTTATGGCCGTGAGCTGCCGGAGAATCTGGCAGGAGAGATTCGGCGTTTGCGGGAACGGATGGAGAGTGAGATTGCCAAAGAAGGGGCTGATCACTTTAACATCAAGACCGGCCGCGGCGGTATGGTCGATGTCGAGTTTATTGTCCAGTATCTGCAACTGCGCCACGGCGGGGCTTATGCCGAACTTCAGGGGCACAGTACTCTGGAGGCGTTGAAGGTCTTGCAGCAGACAGGTTTGCTCGCGGTCGCCGACTTTGCCACTCTGCTGCAGGGGTATGAATTTCTCCGTCGCCTCGAAAACAAGTTGCGGCTGATCCATGACGAATCGATCAGTGCCCTTTCCGGGGAACCGGCGTATCTGCGCAAACTCGCGCAGCGTCTCGGTTATCCGGATCGCCCGCAGCGTGCTGACGAACTCTTTCTGGCCGAGTACCGGCAGATGACGACAGGGATCCGGGCGGTCTTTGCGAAGATTTTTGAGGCTTCGTAAGGGCGGTTCACGAACCGCCCCTACAGCTGTTTACGCAGTTCCGGGGAGAGGTCAAAGTGGTTGATGCCGACTTCAAAGGCCCAGCGCGGCAGCTGCGGGCAGATGTTGTTGAAGAAGGTCAGGATAATGGTGTCACGCAGCAGGGCTTGATTCACGAGAGAAATTTTTTCGAAAAGGATGCCGGCGTCATAACGGTTGTCGCTGTCAGGGAAGGTATTCACATAAATGACCTTTGCCGTCAGAGCCAGGTTCAGCTGTGGCAGCGGCAGGACGATGGGGAATAGTTCTCCGACCGCCAGTTCTCTGGGCAAAGAAAGGCGGGCACCGGCCGGGGAGAGACTGTTTAATCGTCCGGGTGCTTCCTGATTGCGGATATTCATGGAGATCGGGAGGTCGACAGCGAGGCGCAGGTGGCGGCGGTGGGGGAGGTGGTAGTATTTTTCGAGGAGCTGCCAGAGATGTTCGAGGACGATCGGCATATTGACGTGATCATTGTCAACATAAGCGGAGAAGATGAGGTCGATCCGCTTGCGATGTTCAGCACAACGCGGACAGTTTTCTTCAGCGAGAAGGAGTTCGTCCTGACTCTCCGGGCAAGTTGTACTGACACTGAAGCCCCATTCGTTGAGCAGTGCTGTTAAAAAGAGGCACAACCCTTCATCGGTGATGCAGAGATGGATGTTCTTTGCGTTGTTGCGGTCAAAGGTCATCATTCTTCCTCCGCATGGCTACTCTGCCCGATGAAATCCCAGAGATCGCGGTCTTGCAGATGACGGGGCTGAACATTACCGAGGGCGCCGATCAGGCTGCTGCGAATATGGGGGATATCCTTGGCGAGCTCCCGGATCAGGCGTTTCATCCGTTGCCGCTTAAGATCGCTGCAGCTGGCGACCGGACAGGCACAAGAGACGATGGGGAAGGAGTTTTCCCGGCCCAGAGCTATCAGTTTCTCCTCTTCGACATAAACAAAGGGGCGAATGACCGTCTGTTGGCCGTTGTCGGCGAGAAGTTTCGGGCTCATCGCCGCGAGGCGGCCGATGTAAAACTGGTTGAGAAGGAGGGTCTCGATAAAGTCGTCAAGATGATGGCCGAGGGCGATCTTGTTGCAGCCGAGGCGCTGTGCGACGTTGTAGAGGGCGCCACGGCGCAGGCGGGCGCAAAAAGAGCAGTACGACGTGCCGGGGCGGCGTTTCTCTTCAATGATGCTGTAGCATTCGGTCGCTTCCATGTGATAAGTGAAGCCGTACTGCTGCAGATGCTTTTCAATGACATCGGTGCGATAACCGGGGTAGTCGGAGTCGATGTTGACGGCGACCAGTTCGTAAGGAATCGGCGCATGCCGGCGTAAGGCGTCGAGGGTGTGGAGGAGGGCATAGGAATCTTTTCCTCCGGAGACGCCGATAGCAATCCGGTCGCCGGCTTCGATCAGGGAAAAATCGCCGACCGCTTTGCCGGCCAATTTGCGAACTTTATGAAAGAGCTTTGATTCGAGCAAGGACCCGCCTGATGTATTAATTGATTAAATTCGTCCTGAATTTAAGGGATTTCTGAAAAAAAAGCAAACCGCTTGCGGACTTTAACGCCTTGCTGGAGACAAAATGCTCCCTTATGCTTTTGATCTGCGCAAATTCATAGAACATCTGAATTGGAACAACGAGCTGCACACGATTGCTGTCCCGGTGGCCCTGACGCTGGAGCTTGCCCGGATCACCGAGCGGGTCAGCAAGGCGCACGGTCCAGCCCTCCGTTTCAGCGCGCTGCAACCGGCGGCCTTGCCGATCCTGACCAACCTTTTCGGCAGCCCGCGCCGTGCTGCCTGGGCGCTGGGGGCGGCGGATGAAGATCTGTCCTTGCTGACCGAGCGTTTGATCTTGCTGCTGCAAGAAGAAAGCGGCAGTGCCGCGCAGCGATTGGAGAAACTTTGCTCCGCCATCAAGCCGGCATTGGTCCCCCCCTGCTGGCAGGAGATGGCCGCGGAATTGACGGAACTCCCGTTTCTGCAATCCTGGCCGGATGATGGCGGCAGCTACCTGACCCTGCCGCTGGTGGTGACCCGACACCCTGAAAGCGGTGCGATCAACTGGGGGATCTACCGGGTGCAACGCAGTTCGGACGGCAGCTTACTGATTCACTGGAAAGAAGGCTCGGGGGCGGGTGCTCATGCCCGCGCCTGGCAGGAACGGGGCGCGCCGATGCCGGTTGCCATCGTCCTTGGCGCGCCGCCGGCCCTCCTCTGGGCGGCGGCCGCACCGTTGCCGGCCGGGGTTGACGAAGCCGCATTTGTTGGTCTCCTTGCCGGCGAAGCGTTGCCGCTGTCGCGCTGCGTGACCCTCGATCTCCTTGTTCCGGCCGTAGCCGAAGTCGTGCTGGAAGGGTACGTCTTGCCTGGCGAGGTCGGACGCGAAGGTCCCTTTGGTAATCACAGCGGTAGTTATGCACCGGCGGCTCTCGTGCCGCGCTTGCATCTCTCGGCTCTGCACCGGCGTCGGGATGCCTGTTGTCCGGCAACGGTGGTCGGGCCGCC
Proteins encoded in this region:
- a CDS encoding tRNA 2-thiocytidine(32) synthetase TtcA, whose protein sequence is MLESKLFHKVRKLAGKAVGDFSLIEAGDRIAIGVSGGKDSYALLHTLDALRRHAPIPYELVAVNIDSDYPGYRTDVIEKHLQQYGFTYHMEATECYSIIEEKRRPGTSYCSFCARLRRGALYNVAQRLGCNKIALGHHLDDFIETLLLNQFYIGRLAAMSPKLLADNGQQTVIRPFVYVEEEKLIALGRENSFPIVSCACPVASCSDLKRQRMKRLIRELAKDIPHIRSSLIGALGNVQPRHLQDRDLWDFIGQSSHAEEE
- a CDS encoding menaquinone biosynthesis decarboxylase, which produces MLPYAFDLRKFIEHLNWNNELHTIAVPVALTLELARITERVSKAHGPALRFSALQPAALPILTNLFGSPRRAAWALGAADEDLSLLTERLILLLQEESGSAAQRLEKLCSAIKPALVPPCWQEMAAELTELPFLQSWPDDGGSYLTLPLVVTRHPESGAINWGIYRVQRSSDGSLLIHWKEGSGAGAHARAWQERGAPMPVAIVLGAPPALLWAAAAPLPAGVDEAAFVGLLAGEALPLSRCVTLDLLVPAVAEVVLEGYVLPGEVGREGPFGNHSGSYAPAALVPRLHLSALHRRRDACCPATVVGPPPMEDCYLAALTPQLFLPLLRIDCPEVVALSMPLEGIFHGCALVAAAVDRNGAELLQRLRTTDLLLRSRLLILFGPEVNVHDYAAAFWRALNAVDPQRDLTILPGMGLNIDASRPLSRPLSPDPQIVTQVAARAREYGLPASWFIDSN